One Kryptolebias marmoratus isolate JLee-2015 linkage group LG21, ASM164957v2, whole genome shotgun sequence DNA segment encodes these proteins:
- the ptchd3a gene encoding patched domain-containing protein 3, with product MGCRRTDCLSRPLSNLFAKLGSTVGSCPFYFLLIPILISAALSGGFFFITDREDNDLEQQFTPKKGPSKVTRAFVRENFPYNESMFSEDRQYNKGNFASLIAVSKNSNNVLESPASEDIIRLNNKILNITVDNGRLGFNDLCAEANGRCVPNVILEIITSDQASISYPEHRLSSSSVFLGSVLGGVIADANGTIRSAQAVKLLYYLDNNESVASKLWLREFKALLLDETDRKHIDVSYYTSKSKQEEINSHKTDGFPLFLITYACAISLSVISCLRTDNVRNKVWMAVVGVVSSGLAVISSFGLLLYIGVPFVITVANSPFLILGIGLNNMFIMMSDWQHTHVNDPVPKRMAHTYKEAVMSITITALTDVLKFFIGVMSDFPSVQSFCLYTATSILFCYIYTITFFGASMALNGRREDSNRHWLTCMKVPSDETSNHTEMYNICCVGGKYDKITGAEKKQRVSNLFKEYYGPFLTKPEVKVLVMLLYVAYLGTSIFGCFHIQQGIELYDLAADNSHVTRFIKKDRQYFSDYGPSVMVIVKEEFPYWDSAKRYQLQACIDAFKEPQFVDRDIYTSWLDSYLIYGQERHLNLNDKDVFLSNLPPFFDLHPLFKQDVNLTGDVIHASRLFIQTIDIASASDEMEMLKGLKSIAGRCGVASLSVYNHAFIYLDQYDVVVSSTIKNVGVITAVMLVVSLLLIPNPICSVWVTCSIISVTVGVNGFMALWDISLDSISMIIFTVCIGFTVDFSAHMAYAFVSSKKSNPDDKAVDALSSLGYPILQGAVSTILGVSVLAMSEFNTFRTFFKIFFLVMFIGMVHGLVFIPTVLTQCSAEKDEEKDLKSSKF from the exons ATGGGCTGCAGACGCACAGACTGCCTTTCGAGGCCCCTGTCCAACCTCTTTGCAAAGCTCGGATCAACAGTCGGCTCctgtcctttttatttcctcttgaTTCCCATCCTCATCTCAGCAGCTCTAAGTGGAGGCTTCTTTTTTATCACGGACAGAGAGGACAATGATCTTGAGCAACAGTTCACCCCCAAAAAAGGACCCTCGAAGGTAACAAGAGCCTTTGTAAGAGAAAACTTTCCCTATAACGAGTCCATGTTTTCTGAAGACAGGCAGTACAACAAAGGTAACTTTGCATCCCTCATTGCCGTGTCGAAGAACAGCAACAATGTCCTGGAAAGTCCTGCCTCTGAGGACATCATCAGACTCAACAATAAGATCCTGAATATCACCGTGGACAATGGGAGGCTGGGATTCAACGACCTGTGTGCCGAAGCCAACGGAAGATGTGTCCCCAATGTCATCCTGGAAATCATCACTTCTGATCAAGCCAGCATCTCCTACCCAGAACACAGGCTCAGCTCCAGCTCGGTCTTTCTGGGTTCTGTTCTCGGTGGAGTTATTGCAGACGCCAACGGCACAATCAGAAGTGCTCAGGCTGTAAAGCTCCTCTACTATCTGGACAATAATGAAAGTGTAGCCTCAAAATTATGGCTGAGAGAATTTAAGGCACTCCTGTTAGATGAGACGGACAGAAAACACATTGAT GTGTCTTACTACACCTCTAAATCCAAGCAGGAGGAGATCAACAGCCACAAAACAGACGGCTTCCCTCTCTTCCTCATCACTTATGCCTGCGCCATCTCCTTGTCGGTGATATCCTGCCTGAG AACGGACAATGTCAGGAACAAAGTGTGGATGGCTGTGGTTGGGGTTGTCTCCTCTGGACTGGCAGTCATCTCCTCATTTGGCTTGCTCCTTTACATCGGGGTGCCGTTTGTCATAACTGTGGCAAACTCTCCTTTCCTAATACTCG GAATTGGCCTGAATAACATGTTCATCATGATGTCGGACTGGCAGCACACCCATGTGAATGATCCTGTGCCAAAACGAATGGCTCACACGTACAAAGAAGCGGTCATGTCCATCACCATCACCGCCCTGACAGATGTCCTCAAGTTCTTCATCGGCGTCATGTCCGACTTCCCGTCGGTGCAGTCTTTCTGCCTGTACACTGCCACCTCCAtcttgttttgttacatttacacGATTACCTTCTTCGGGGCTTCCATGGCTTTAAACGGCAGACGAGAGGACAGCAACAGGCACTGGCTGACCTGCATGAAGGTGCCATCAGACGAAACCAGTAATCACACCGAGATGTACAACATCTGCTGTGTGGGAGGCAAATACGATAAGATCACAGGAGCGGAGAAAAAACAGCGAGTGAGTAACTTGTTTAAGGAGTACTACGGCCCGTTCTTAACCAAACCTGAGGTCAAAGTACTGGTGATGCTCCTTTATGTGGCGTATTTAGGTACAAGTATTTTTGGATGTTTCCACATTCAGCAGGGCATTGAGCTTTATGATCTGGCAGCTGATAACTCCCATGTTACAAGATTCATTAAGAAGGACAGGCAGTATTTTTCCGATTACGGTCCATCTGTTATGGTCATCGTAAAAGAAGAATTTCCATACTGGGATTCCGCCAAAAGGTATCAACTTCAAGCATGCATAGATGCCTTTAAAGAGCCTCAGTTTGTGGATAGGGACATTTATACTTCCTGGTTAGACTCTTACCTGATCTATGGACAAGAGAGGCACCTAAACTTAAATgataaagatgtttttctttcaaatctgcCTCCATTTTTCGATTTACACCCTCTTTTTAAGCAAGATGTGAACCTGACTGGAGATGTCATCCACGCGTCCCGGCTCTTCATACAGACTATTGACATCGCCAGCGCCAGCGATGAAATGGAAATGCTGAAAGGCCTCAAATCCATTGCAGGCAGATGCGGAGTCGCCTCTTTATCGGTCTATAACCACGCGTTCATCTACTTGGACCAGTACGACGTTGTGGTGAGCAGCACCATCAAGAACGTTGGCGTGATCACAGCTGTGATGTTGGTCGTCTCTCTCCTGCTGATCCCGAACCCAATTTGCTCGGTATGGGTGACTTGCTCGATCATTTCCGTGACAGTCGGGGTGAACGGGTTCATGGCGCTCTGGGACATCAGTCTGGACTCGATATCCATGATTATCTTCACCGTCTGCATTGGCTTCACCGTGGATTTTTCCGCTCACATGGCTTACGCCTTCGTTTCCAGCAAGAAGTCCAATCCCGACGACAAGGCCGTGGACGCCCTGTCCAGCCTGGGCTACCCCATACTTCAGGGTGCGGTGTCCACCATCTTAGGGGTGTCAGTGTTAGCCATGTCTGAATTTAACACCTTCAGGACCTTCTTCAAGATCTTTTTTCTCGTCATGTTTATTGGGATGGTTCACGGGCTGGTTTTTATCCCCACGGTCCTGACTCAATGCAGCGCCGAAAAAGACGAGGAGAAGGATTTAAAATCGAGTAAATTTTAA